TGCGCAATTCGGTGACCGTCAGGACAGAAAACACATTTTATACCTGTAAATTCTTCAAGAATTACATTTTTGTTTTCTGGGGATGTAGATACAATAGTTTGCCCGTAAGTAACAAATGCAAACATTGTAAAAACTAGAAAAAGTAGTAATTTTTTAAACATAGTCTTTAATTTTAAATAGTTGTTAAAGTTTATCGATGCGACAAATGTACTTTTTTATAATTTAATACAAGAGTGTAGTAAATCAAATATTTGTGCATATTATGTTAAAATATTATAATTGACATTTTATTATTTAAGAAAATATAGCAATGGCAATTAAATTGTTATTCATTGTAAGTAAATTCCGCTAAACTGATAATTTTTTTATTGAATATAAGAGTATCGATTGGATAACGCCATTTATTTACACTGTAAAATGTTCAATATGTTAAATGTCTGAAATAGAAACAGTAAAGAGTTGATGATTTTTAATAATTATAATTACTTTTGCGGTACTTAGTAAATATACTTCACAATTAAACCTAAAACTAAAACAATGAAATTTAAATTACTACTTTTAAGTGTTCTTGGTTCCGTAACAATGGCCAGCGCTCAATTTACAGTTAAAGACAGATCAGGGAATGTGTTAAATGATGGCGATGTAATTCAGTTTGGGGTTTTGGATTATCCAGATGCCTCTTATGAATTTTTTGTAACCAATGACAATCCTTCGGACGAAATTTATACGCGTATTGAATATGTGTCTGAAACCAACTCAACAAATGGAGAGTTTGAACAATTATGCTATGGCTTGTGTTATAACAATATAGTACAAGGCGGTACAGTGCCTCCAGCAGGTGAAGACGGTCTAGCTATAGCTGTGGGTGAAACCACACCAATGGGAAACCATTTTTGGAACGACGATCCAGGAAACGGTACAGATAATGTAGATTTTGTATTTGCTTTCCGTCAATATTCCGATCAAGCTGGAACTATTGAAACTGGTACGCCTTTGTTATTCACGTATCGCTATAATCCATCAATGGGTGTAGCAGACAATAATAAGGTAAACTTGACAATTCAATCTACATTAGTTTCAAACGAGCTAGTGTTAAATGTAAACGAACCAGTTACTATGGTGGTTTATAACATTCAAGGTAAAATTGTAAAACAAGGCCAATTTGATGCTGGACGTCAAGTGGTAAATGTTTCTAATTTAAATCCACAAACCTATATTGTTCAATTTTCGAACCAAAAGGGAGGGGTGCAAACAAGCAAGATTTTAGTTCAATAAAACTATAAAACATCCCAATAAAAAAGGCCTCGAAACAAACTTCGAGGCCTTTTTTTGTAGTTGTGTTTTGATTAAAATGTAACCACTAAATTTGCAGTTACACCAGTACTTGGGGGTACTTCTCTACATACACCGCCAACGCAAATTAAACCTCCGCGTTGTCTGCCGTAGTTCATCGCAAAACGTGCTCTACCTTTCGTGTAGCTACCGCCCACACTATAATAGTGAAGTTCTTTGTCGCCGCCGTAATTGAAAGCATCTGCTGCGTATAATGTAAAGTTTGAATTAAAATTGTATTCCAAAACGCCTGCGGCCCAGTTTTTATCATCATCTTCTGTCCATAAATGCTGAAGTTCCAGTCGTACTGCTCTTCCTTTATCAAAACGGCGCGTACCTTCAACAACCGCTATTTGCGCGTTAATATCGCCTTCGGAGCCTAATATTCCTCCTTTTGAAACGGCCTTATCTATGATTATATCTTGATACGAAACTACCGTACTCCACTTAGAAGACCAACGGTTTTTAATTTCAATGTTTAAATCACGGAAATAACGATCTCCTTCGCCAATAAACTTGGCGTCGTATGTTAAATCATCTGCATTAAATGTAGCATCTAAGCCTGCCCAATAGGCAAAATTCCCTGCTAATTTGGTTCCGTATTTCCCCAATGTAGATTCCTTGTCAAACGAAAAATACACATCTACTTGTGCGCCCACTTCGCCTGCTCTTTTTTCGTTTTCGGTAAATAGTAAGCGGGGTTGTGCATTGTACACATAAATATTAGAAAGTAGATAATCGTGCTGTTTTGTAATAGCTGGAATGTAATTTACTACTTGTTCGTTGTATTGATTTCCTTCGGCATATCGGTCTGCATAGAAAGTGAAATTTTCCAATCTTCTAAATGTTGAATTAATTCCCAATCCTTTTTGTGCATAGCCCATATTAAACTGCAATGCCGTACCGTCAAACAATTGCGGTGTAGTAACTACTTCTTCATTTATTAAAACATCCGGATCTTTGGTTATTGCTTCAATGCTTCCGTAGAAGTTTGAAATTACGAAGTCTAGCCTTCCGCCGTAGGCGTTAACATTTGCAGGGATAGAATCGCTCGAGCCATTATTTTGATATCTACCTACATAGCTCGCGCCCAATTTTAAATCTACAGCTTCAATGTTCATTAAATTGCTTAAATCTAAGTTGGCGTCAAGACCTTGAATAACTCCTTCCGAAACGTCAAATCCGTTACGTGCTTGCCCGTACACCCCAGTGAGGTCTAATGCGGCGGTTGGGGTGAATTTAACCCGAACTCCTTTTAAAGCATTGTTAATTCCCAGTTGTCGGTTTTCCCACGTACGTAGGATTAAGCCACTTCCAAATTGCTCATAAAAATACCCTCCCGTAATATCTAAGCTTTCATTTCTAAAATTTAGATAATAGGTTCCTATTCCATTTTGGCCATCCCAAGTTGGGGAATATCCCAATAGGGAAGATGGTAGGTACGATTCATACTGAACGCCCGCCGTAAATTTGCCAAGAGAATAATTAAGTTGTAAATAATTAT
This region of Aequorivita marisscotiae genomic DNA includes:
- a CDS encoding T9SS type A sorting domain-containing protein; the protein is MKFKLLLLSVLGSVTMASAQFTVKDRSGNVLNDGDVIQFGVLDYPDASYEFFVTNDNPSDEIYTRIEYVSETNSTNGEFEQLCYGLCYNNIVQGGTVPPAGEDGLAIAVGETTPMGNHFWNDDPGNGTDNVDFVFAFRQYSDQAGTIETGTPLLFTYRYNPSMGVADNNKVNLTIQSTLVSNELVLNVNEPVTMVVYNIQGKIVKQGQFDAGRQVVNVSNLNPQTYIVQFSNQKGGVQTSKILVQ
- a CDS encoding DUF6029 family protein yields the protein MKKIILGAFMFMGAISFSQDNGYFFGGLESNSQWLLDDEDFDFIAPEDQFRANNYLQLNYSLGKFTAGVQYESYLPSSLLGYSPTWDGQNGIGTYYLNFRNESLDITGGYFYEQFGSGLILRTWENRQLGINNALKGVRVKFTPTAALDLTGVYGQARNGFDVSEGVIQGLDANLDLSNLMNIEAVDLKLGASYVGRYQNNGSSDSIPANVNAYGGRLDFVISNFYGSIEAITKDPDVLINEEVVTTPQLFDGTALQFNMGYAQKGLGINSTFRRLENFTFYADRYAEGNQYNEQVVNYIPAITKQHDYLLSNIYVYNAQPRLLFTENEKRAGEVGAQVDVYFSFDKESTLGKYGTKLAGNFAYWAGLDATFNADDLTYDAKFIGEGDRYFRDLNIEIKNRWSSKWSTVVSYQDIIIDKAVSKGGILGSEGDINAQIAVVEGTRRFDKGRAVRLELQHLWTEDDDKNWAAGVLEYNFNSNFTLYAADAFNYGGDKELHYYSVGGSYTKGRARFAMNYGRQRGGLICVGGVCREVPPSTGVTANLVVTF